In the Blochmannia endosymbiont of Camponotus sp. genome, CATAACACTGCCATACATCCTAAAAAACCGGATAATGTCACCATTAACAAAGAAAATCCATCCAACGCTAAATGAAAATTAATCCCAAATCTTGGAATCCAAGGATATACATATTCTAATTGCCATTGAGGAAATACATACCCTGTTGAATATACATCCAATACATTATTACACTTATTTTTCCATATAAACAAAGTAATAAAAAATGTCATACTCATTCCAGATAAAGCAACCCAACGAGGCATCCAATACCCAATACGTTCTGATTGCCAACATAACAATCCGAAAGCAAAAGGAATAAATATTAAGATAAGTAATAACATACTATTTTATTTTTCTCTCTAAAACATACATGCTAATATTTATGTTTTTTCACATACATCCAACTATATTGAACCAACTTACACATGATCATAAATTAAAATCATAATGAGTATAATCACTGCTCCTATATTCATCGAAACTATATACCAATTTAGTTTCCCATTTGCACTCAATGCCAAACCACTCTTAAGCCAACATAACAATGATGTGAAAATATTTATGATTGTATTAACTGGATCAGAACAAGATAATTTTTTTGTTATAACCAAATATGGTTTTACAAATATTAATTTATATAACCAATCAAACCCCCATCCATAGTAACATAACAATATTATGTATCGCTTTACTATTTCAGATAAATGAGGCCTCCTAATCTGTCTTGTAATACTATTTAAAGAATCCAGCCAAAAAATCGAAGCAAACCAAATCCCAAAAATAACTAAAAACCCAGATGCTATTTCAAAATATACTTGGCTATAATTACATACTGTATTGGTATTAGTACCCACGATATCTACTGATAAAGGTAACTTTATCCATCCACCAATAAACGTAGACAATAACAACAACACAACTAAAGGAAAATTTTGAGTAATTTTATTACATATACGTGGTTTTATTTTATTAGAACCATGAAACACAACAAAAATCATACGAAACGTATAAATAGGTGTCAAAAATATCCCTATCAATCCCGAAAACAAGAAAAAATAATCATGATTAACCAAGGTTTTTAACATAATTAATTCTTTCGAATAAAATCCAGCAGTAACTATAGGAATTCCAGATAAAGATGCGCCACCTATTAAAAAACATACATAAATGAAAGGTATAGATTTATATAATCCTCCCATTTTAAAAATATTTTGTTCATGTCTACAAGCATAAATTAATGAACCTGCAGCTAAAAATAACAATGCTTTAAAAAAAGCATGCGTTACTACATGAAACATAGCAGCTCCCCAATGGCGTCCTCCTAGGGCTAAAAACATGTATCCTATTTGACTAATAGTAGAATATGCTAAGATTTTTTTAATATTACTTTGTAATAACGCGGAACAACCGAACAACACTATAGTCAACGAACCAATAACACCGGTCAAATATAAAATATTTGGAGTCATCGAAAAAAAATTACTCATACGAATTATTAAATATACACCAGAAGTCACCATAGTAGCTGCATGGATTAATGCCGACACCGGAGTTGGACCAACCATAGCACTTGTTAGCCAATTTTGTAAAGGTAATTGAGCCGATTTTCCTATTGCTCCAATGAGCAACATAAAAGATATGCATGTAGTATCACTTAAAAAATGATACGATGAAGGAAATTTGAGTTCTAATGCTAATAATTTACTAAAACTTAAAGTTTGATATTGATCAAAAATCATAAATAATGCGCATATCAAACATATATCTCCAAAACGTGTTATAACAAATGCCTTTAGCGCTGCCATTCCATTTCTAAAATCAACATAATAAAACCCAATTAATAAATAACTACATAAACCTACACCTTCCCATCCAAAATACATCAACAATAAATTATCTGATAATACTAAAAGAATCATATTAGCCATAAATAAATTAGTATAAGCAAAAAAGCGAGAATAACCTTCACATCCGCTCATATACCAAGCAGCATATAAATGAATAATAAATCCAACTCCAGTTATTAATGACAACATTATCAAGGATAATCCATCTAACCTAAGCGTTACAGTAATATATAAAGCATTAATAGCAAACCACGTCCAAAGATTCTGCACGAA is a window encoding:
- the nuoL gene encoding NADH-quinone oxidoreductase subunit L, with protein sequence MNLLFLTILFPFLGFTILAISQGRWSENISAIIGVGTVGLSLFVTICVMFNFYCDTGNDMNFVFVQNLWTWFAINALYITVTLRLDGLSLIMLSLITGVGFIIHLYAAWYMSGCEGYSRFFAYTNLFMANMILLVLSDNLLLMYFGWEGVGLCSYLLIGFYYVDFRNGMAALKAFVITRFGDICLICALFMIFDQYQTLSFSKLLALELKFPSSYHFLSDTTCISFMLLIGAIGKSAQLPLQNWLTSAMVGPTPVSALIHAATMVTSGVYLIIRMSNFFSMTPNILYLTGVIGSLTIVLFGCSALLQSNIKKILAYSTISQIGYMFLALGGRHWGAAMFHVVTHAFFKALLFLAAGSLIYACRHEQNIFKMGGLYKSIPFIYVCFLIGGASLSGIPIVTAGFYSKELIMLKTLVNHDYFFLFSGLIGIFLTPIYTFRMIFVVFHGSNKIKPRICNKITQNFPLVVLLLLSTFIGGWIKLPLSVDIVGTNTNTVCNYSQVYFEIASGFLVIFGIWFASIFWLDSLNSITRQIRRPHLSEIVKRYIILLCYYGWGFDWLYKLIFVKPYLVITKKLSCSDPVNTIINIFTSLLCWLKSGLALSANGKLNWYIVSMNIGAVIILIMILIYDHV